CCCGGGGATGCTGCCCCCTCATCCCTGATGTTGGGCATCTCAGTAACTGGGGAGCAGCAGGATAGAGTCCTGGATGGCCCTTTCTCTCTTGTCCTGGCGTCCACGCACCCAGCTCACACAGTGAACACAGTGCCAGGCACACTCAATTCCAATGGGTCAGATTGGAATGGCCTGGGTGCACATGGAGGCATCTGAGTCACAGGTCTGTGGGAGGGACTGCCACACTCTGAGggagctggggggtgggggacggACAGGACAGCACAGCCTGAGTTTGGACTGTGTGGCTTGGACAGGCAGGGGCCAACAGAGGGGCCAGTTGAGAGCTTCTAGTAACTGAGAACATTTTCAGAGGGCTTCCTGTGCCCCAGGAGCTGCACTGAACAATGAGACCTTCTTGGACTGCCCTACACGAGAGAGGTATTCATAAAATAGTGAGGGAGAAACATTTACCTACACTATTCATATTAAACTGAGACTGGAGGTGGGCTTGAATGCAGGTCTGAGAGTGACACAGCTCAGTCCTTCCTGAAAGTCACAGTGGTCAGGCCTGGGCAATTCAACATTGCATGTCCCAACCTCCCGCTCCTCTGGGCTGACTTACCTTTCACGTTCCCCTGAATCTTACAGGCTACCCTTAAGGTGGCATCCTGTGTGGGGGGTGTTGTGGACCTCCACCTGTCCCTCTTCAGAGGGACCTTGTCTCCATTCTTCAGGTCTCCGCACTTGCATGACAACCCTGGGGAGACCTCCCGAAGCACCCCACCCCGAAGAAAGATGCTTCCTCCATGTTCCCCCGCAACCCCATCTGAATGGCCCTGCCCCACTGTCACTGTCGTCACTGTCACCTTTCTGGGCCTCTCTCTTCAAGGGCAGGGCTAGGTCTTCAGGGCCTGGCCCAGAGTGAAtgcccagggaggggctgggccTCTGCCAGGCTCTACTGATCTCTTATCTCCCCGGCTGCCTTGGGCTTATCTGATGAGGCTGGACAAGCAGCAGATGAGGTGCTGACAAGTCTCCGGGGTTACTCAGTAACCCCAAGCTCTTTAAAAGCCCCGCTGTTTGCCCCTAACATCCAGCACCTGCTGGCCTCTGCGCTGAGCCCTGCTGCCATGAACACCTGCCTGCTCTCGGTTCTGTGCCTCCTGGGCGCCTGGGCCATCCTGGCGGACGGAGTCATCGTGCAGGTACGTATGTCCACATCCCCACCTGGCCTGACCCATCTTTGGGCCTGGCCCCTCGGAGCAGGACCATAGTGAAGGATGGTTTGAAGTGTGAGTTTCTCTATAGATTCCCTTCCCAGCCTTCCTGCTAGACACGTGCATGTTCCCTTCCAAACCTGAAAGATAAAAGAGCCAGGGAGACAACAACAAATAACAGCTGGGAAAGACAGTGACAGGGTGTCTGAAAGCCTGGATCTTTCCCTTGTCCTAAAGGGGCCACCAGCACCCTGGGAGGAGGGGCTCTTTGGCTCCATTTCACAGAGGAGAACTGTGAGCAGTGCAAGGATTCTCACAgctgggaaagggaggggaggagaggggagggactCCCATGCAGCGCCCATCCCCCGGTACTGTGCTTAGCTGGAGCCTTCATCTGTGTCCCAGGACACCAGGAAGGTCTAAATGGATGGCCGGGACGCCAGCCACAAGCCAGGCTGGTAGCCAGCAGGGGCTCTGCTCTCTTAAGAAAGGCCTCTTATTGCTTCTGAAGGCTGTGGACTGGAAATTGGGACCCTCAGCCAGGTTGGAAGACAAAGGCTAGGGAGTGGGCCTGCCCAGGACCTGTCTGGCCTCTCCCCAAAAATTAGCACAGTGGCTGCTCACTTAGGTGCCCACTGTGTCTTTGCCGCTCACTCCatgtctgcttctctgtctctcacatctTAGCGTGCCAGAGCCCAAGGCCTCTAGGACGCCTACAGTCACAAAGCAAAACTCAGGGGGTAGGTGCCACGTCTGGTCCCACACTGCCCCTCACAGACTTCTCACACAGACACAGCCTGGCAACCCACTCAGGTCGGAGCCACGGCCAGGCCTCATTGCGACCATCTCTTTCAGGATGGAgacctctcttttcctctggaaTCGGTgaaaaagcttaaggacctcagGGAGCTCCCGAAGCCCAGGCTGTGGAGCCGCCGGAAGTCTGCGCCCATGCATGGGGAGCTACAGGCTCCCTGGCTCTGCAACTCCCCCGAGTTTCCGGAACCACTGCGGCCCTTGTGCAAGAAACCCGACGCCCAGGAGATCCTCCAAAGGCTAGGTGAGCAGCCGCCTCTCCGACCCGCCGAGCTGGGGACTTCTGATTGGTAGCGCTTGAGGGAGGAGATTGCTCTGATTGGTGGAGTTTGGAGGCAGGGCTTGGCTCTGATTGGCCGGACTGTTTGATACATCAGTTAGTTCTAAGGCCTTCCTTCAGGGGAAGGGGTAGTTAAGGAACAGAGCCTCGCATCTTCTGGTCACAGTTGTAGCTCCATTCTGGGTAGAACCGCCACTCTGATTGCCGGCTTCAGTGGTCTGTGTTCCCTGTTTGCGGCAGaaagcccggggggggggggaggtcaaaGATATGAGGCCTGTAGTTGGGActctcctggggtggggggggctggtGGGCAGATAGCCAAGCTTCAgctggagggaggcagggagctcTGAGGGCGTGGAGGCTGACCCTCACCAGGCCCCATTTCTCTTGCCCAGAGGCCATCGCTCAGGACCCAAGCACATGTGAGATCTGTGCCTATGCTGCCTGTGCTGGATGTTAAAGCAGCTTTGCCACTGCCTGCTGGAAGGGAATCCAGGACACCCCCTCTCTTAGCAGTTCAACTTAGCTTGGTGGCAGGGCGAGAAGACTAACGAAGAAAGTCCCGTCTGCACTCCTGGCCGACCCCCGGCTAATAAACCACATTTGAGTACTCCGGTGTTGCCTTCGCTCCTTTCTTCATTGTAGTCAAGCATTCCTCTACCTTTGTGGACGCCTACCCCTGCCCTGGGAAACTCAGGGGTTAGTGTGCAAAATAGAAGGACCCCTGTTTCCCTGCTAAGCTACCCATCCACAGGGGACTGCCAGTCACACACAAGTATAGAAGGGACCTGCTTCTAGAACACCCCACAAGGGCAGAAGCTCAgtttttctgccacatcttctgggGTCAGCAAAATTCCTAAGCCACATGTGAGGAGGCACAGGAAGTTGTCTGAGCTGTTTTGAATATCCCACACTGATACTTGATCTGCGGGACTGATGCCAAACTCTTAGGATCCAGCTCCTCCTGACCACTGGCGCTGCCTCCTGTCCTCCCCATGATCCCATCCCAAAATGCGCTCTCATTCCGTCCTCATCCCTCACCTTCTGCCTGCATTCCTGGTACAAGACTCAGGCTCCATGGGCTCTCCTAATGGACCTAGCCTGCTCCCATTGCCTAGAGAAGAATGTCTGTGCTCCCATTCTGCCCTTAGTGCTCCCTGTGCACTCTGATCATCCAACAGTCCTTACATGGATCAGCCACCCTCTTGTGTAATAGCTTCTGTGCCTACAAAGTTCGCTGTACCCCAGACAGGGTGACTTCTACCTTCCTCCTCCCCCATGATGACTGTATGGCAGCACAGGAGGAAAGCTAGGATTCCTTACACACACTCTTACACATACTATGTGATGTTAGGGaaatcactttctctctctgggcctctgtttccttttctgtaatGGTGCCTGCTTCCAGGCTGGGTAAGATAATGCATTAAAAGCTCCCAGTTCAGTTCTGATAGAAATATAAGAGGAGTTCAATAAATAGTAAACCAAACCCCTAAGGAGGACAATCAAGGATCGGTGTGAAGATAGTTTAGACAGTAAGGCATGGAAGTGAGGCCAGTTAGAGAAGAGGAGACATGGAGAGAGGAGGCACCGGGTCCTTTTAGAAATGGGGTGGTGGGAAATGCCGCAGCAGGGTTTAGACAGACTTCTCTGGTCTGGAAGTCAGAGGGTGCCCTTTCTTCTGGCTGCAGTCAAGGGAGCTTTGTGaagaacattttcattatttccaGGCATCTGCATTGGAATAGATGTGTTTCAAAATTTATgtgaaaggggctgaagagatggttctacTGCTGAGGTCAAGGTATTTGCTCTCAAAGCCTAacgaaccaggtttgattcccaagtacccatgtaaaggcagatgcacaaagtggcacatgcatctgaaaaaagtggctagaggccctggcatgcccattatttctcttctatctctctctgcttgtaaataaataaataatttaaaaaattaatgtgaaGCAGGTTGGAAGAGAAACTTCCAGAAGGTAGGGTTGGTGGGAACAC
The genomic region above belongs to Jaculus jaculus isolate mJacJac1 chromosome 5, mJacJac1.mat.Y.cur, whole genome shotgun sequence and contains:
- the Guca2a gene encoding guanylin: MNTCLLSVLCLLGAWAILADGVIVQDGDLSFPLESVKKLKDLRELPKPRLWSRRKSAPMHGELQAPWLCNSPEFPEPLRPLCKKPDAQEILQRLEAIAQDPSTCEICAYAACAGC